In one window of Arachis ipaensis cultivar K30076 chromosome B06, Araip1.1, whole genome shotgun sequence DNA:
- the LOC107646861 gene encoding uncharacterized protein LOC107646861, which produces MSENVGSGTGSSLPSVPRPTPAVSRRKNATGNRSDIGWKHGIDVQGNGKKVKCNYCSKTISGGIYRFKHHLAGTKEDSEPCASVPEEVKAVMLKVCVEAKEASLKKRRFSDDEDYPEQTEKEKDNSQQKGKDIRNFVTKGKGAQVQSTINQMMKKDLKEQCDQQCAIFFHTSAIPFNVIKNPKFLKFCEMVGRYGIGYKPPFYHELRETQLKKAVNNVDEMLTEFKAEWKRTGCSIMSDGWTDKKRRSICNFLVNSPKGTVFLYSLDTSDISKTTDKVVKMLEDAVEFVGEENVVQIVTDNAANYKAAGERMMETRKSLYWTPCAAHCIDLILEDFEKKLKVHETTIKKERKITTFIYSRSMLISMLRNFTKGKDLVRPGATRFATAYLTLSCLHDNKGLLMTMFTSADWKTTKVASTPEGIRDC; this is translated from the coding sequence atgtcTGAGAATGTTGGTTCAGGGACAGGGTCTTCGCTTCCTAGTGTTCCTAGACCTACACCTGCTGTTTCTAGGAGAAAAAATGCAACTGGAAATAGAAGTGATATAGGATGGAAACATGGGATTGATGTTCAAGGCAATGGTAAAAAAGTGAAGTGTAATTATTGCTCAAAGACTATAAGCGGAGGGATTTATAGATTCAAGCATCATCTTGCCGGTACTAAAGAGGATTCAGAACCTTGTGCTTCAGTACCTGAAGAAGTGAAGGCTGTGATGTTGAAAGTCTGTGTGGAGGCTAAAGAAGCATCATTGAAGAAGAGAAGATTCAGTGATGATGAGGATTATcctgaacaaacagaaaaggagaaGGACAATTCTCAACAAAAGGGGAAAGATATTCGCAACTTTGTCACAAAAGGAAAAGGGGCTCAAGTTCAATCAACAAtaaatcaaatgatgaagaagGATCTAAAGGAACAATGTGATCAACAATGTGCCATATTTTTCCATACAAGTGCTATTCCTTTCAATGTTATTAAGAATCccaaatttttaaagttttgtGAGATGGTTGGGAGATATGGAATTGGCTACAAACCCCCTTTTTACCATGAGTTAAGAGAAACCCAATTAAAGAAAGCAGTGAACAATGTTGATGAAATGCTTACTGAATTTAAAGCAGAGTGGAAGAGAACTGGTTGTTCAATCATGTCGGATGGATGGACTGATAAAAAAAGGCGTAGTATTTGTAATTTCTTGGTGAACAGCCCTAAAGGAACAGTTTTTCTTTATTCATTGGACACTTCTGACATCTCAAAAACAACAGATAAAGTTGTCAAAATGCTAGAAGATGCCGTAGAATTTGTTGGTGAAGAGAATGTAGTCCAAATTGTTACAGATAATGCTGCTAATTATAAGGCTGCTGGAGAAAGAATGATGGAGACTAGAAAAAGTTTGTATTGGACACCATGTGCTGCACACTGCATAGATTTGATATTAGAGGATTTTGAAAAGAAGCTAAAGGTGCATGAAACAACCataaaaaaggaaaggaaaatcaCCACTTTTATCTACTCTCGGAGTATGCTCATTAGCATGTTGAGGAATTTTACAAAGGGAAAGGACTTGGTTCGGCCAGGTGCCACAAGATTCGCCACTGCCTATTTGACTCTCAGTTGTCTTCATGATAATAAAGGACTATTGATGACTATGTTTACTTCTGCTGATTGGAAGACAACTAAGGTTGCATCAACACCTGAAGGAATAAGAGATTGTTAG